From Drosophila nasuta strain 15112-1781.00 chromosome X, ASM2355853v1, whole genome shotgun sequence, one genomic window encodes:
- the LOC132795075 gene encoding CTD nuclear envelope phosphatase 1 homolog isoform X1 produces the protein MSITFLDVVSQWYDLVVFTASMEIYGAAVADKLDNGRNILRRRYYRQHCTPDYGSYTKDLSAICSDLNRIFIIDNSPGAYRCFPNNAIPIKSWFSDPMDTALLSLLPMLDALRFTNDVRSVLSRNLHLHRLW, from the exons ATGTCGATTACTTTTTTGGATGTG GTATCGCAATGGTATGATCTGGTTGTGTTTACGGCCAGCATGGAGATCTAtggagctgctgttgctgacaaATTGGACAACGGCCGCAATATATTGCGGCGTAGATACTACAGACAGCACTGCACGCCCGACTATGGCTCCTATACCAAAGATTTGTCAGCCATATGCAGTGATTTGAATAGG atatttataattgaCAATTCGCCTGGGGCATATCGGTGTTTTCCAAATAATGCGATCCCCATTAAAAGTTGGTTCTCCGATCCAATGGATACGGCATTATTATCGTTGCTGCCCATGCTCGACGCGCTGAGATTTACCAACGATGTGCGTTCGGTGTTATCGCGAAATCTTCACCTGCATCGCCTGTGGTAG
- the LOC132795717 gene encoding 26S proteasome regulatory subunit 8: MVLSNRMDTDSAYHKGEGFRSYYIQKIEELQLIVAEKSQNLRRLQAQRNELNAKVRMLREELQLLQEQGSYVGEVVKPMDKKKVLVKVHPEGKFVVDLDKNIDINDVTPNCRVALRNESYTLHKILPNKVDPLVSLMMVEKVPDSTYEMVGGLDKQIKEIKEVIELPVKHPELFDALGIAQPKGVLLYGPPGTGKTLLARAVAHHTECTFIRVSGSELVQKFIGEGSRMVRELFVMAREHAPSIIFMDEIDSIGSSRIESGSGGDSEVQRTMLELLNQLDGFEATKNIKVIMATNRIDILDPALLRPGRIDRKIEFPPPNEEARLDILKIHSRKMNLTRGINLRKIAELMPGASGAEVKGVCTEAGMYALRERRVHVTQEDFEMAVAKVMQKDSEKNMSIKKLWK; this comes from the exons ATGGTGCTCAGCAATCGG ATGGACACCGATTCGGCCTATCACAAAGGCGAAGGCTTTCGTTCGTATTATATACAGAAAATCGAGGAGCTGCAATTGATTGTGGCGGAAAAGAGTCAAAATCTGCGACGTCTGCAGGCGCAGCGCAATGAGCTGAATGCTAAAG tTCGCATGCTGCGCGAGGAGCTGCAATTGCTACAGGAGCAGGGCAGCTATGTGGGCGAAGTCGTGAAGCCAATGGACAAAAAGAAGGTGCTTGTCAAGGTGCATCCCGAGGGCAAATTCGTTGTCGATCTGGACAAAAACATCGACATCAACGATGTCACACCAAATTGTCGTGTTGCCCTGCGCAACGAAAGCTACACGCTACACAAGATATTGCCCAACAAAGTGGATCCTTTGGTCTCGCTGATGATGGTCGAAAAAGTGCCCGACTCCACGTATGAAATGGTCGGTGGCCTGGACAAACAAATCAAGGAGATCAAAGAAGTTATTGAGTTGCCCGTCAAGCATCCCGAACTCTTTGATGCTTTGGGTATTGCCCAGCCCAAGGGTGTGCTACTCTATGGTCCACCTGGTACGGGTAAAACACTGTTGGCTCGTGCCGTCGCCCATCACACCGAGTGCACATTTATACGAGTCTCTGGCTCGGAACTGGTGCAGAAATTCATTGGCGAGGGATCACGTATGGTGCGAGAACTCTTTGTGATGGCACGCGAACATGCGCCTTCAATCATTTTCATGGATGAAATCGATTCGATTGGTTCGTCACGTATTGAGTCGGGCTCCGGTGGCGACTCTGAGGTGCAGCGCACAATGTTGGAGCTGCTGAATCAGCTGGATGGCTTTGAAGCAACCAAGAACATTAAGGTGATCATGGCCACCAATCGTATTGACATTTTGGATCCAGCTTTATTGCGTCCGGGACGCATTGATCGTAAAATCGAATTCCCGCCACCAAACGAGGAGGCACGTCTCGACATCTTGAAGATTCATTCGCGCAAAATGAATCTAACGCGTGGCATCAATCTGCGCAAGATCGCCGAACTGATGCCGGGCGCATCGGGTGCCGAGGTCAAGGGCGTCTGCACCGAGGCGGGCATGTATGCGTTGCGTGAACGTCGTGTTCATGTCACGCAGGAGGACTTCGAGATGGCTGTGGCCAAGGTGATGCAAAAGGACTCTGAGAAGAACATGTCCATCAAGAAGCTGTGGAAGTAA
- the LOC132795075 gene encoding CTD nuclear envelope phosphatase 1 homolog isoform X3 — translation MISLLQMKFHALLLLLSKVWTCICFMFNRQVRAYQPVKYELFPLSPVSRHRLSLVQRKTLVLDLDETLIHSHHNAMPRNTVKPGTPHDFTVKVTIDRHPVRFFVHKRPHVDYFFDQVSQWYDLVVFTASMEIYGAAVADKLDNGRNILRRRYYRQHCTPDYGSYTKDLSAICSDLNRIFIIDNSPGAYRCFPNNAIPIKSWFSDPMDTALLSLLPMLDALRFTNDVRSVLSRNLHLHRLW, via the exons ATGATTTCGCTGTTGCAAATGAAGTTCCATgcgctgcttttgttgctgtcaaAGGTCTGGACATGCATATGTTTCATGTTCAATCGCCAAGTGCGCGCT TATCAGCCGGTTAAATATGAACTCTTCCCGCTGTCACCGGTGTCGCGGCATCGACTCAGTTTGGTGCAGCGCAAAACTTTGGTGTTGGACTTGGACGAGACGCTGATACACTCACATCACAATGCGATGCCCAGGAATACGGTGAAGCCGGGTACGCCGCACGATTTTACCGTTAAAGTGACGATCGATAGACATCCAGTGCGATTCTTTGTGCACAAACGGCCGCATGTCGATTACTTTTTTG ATCAGGTATCGCAATGGTATGATCTGGTTGTGTTTACGGCCAGCATGGAGATCTAtggagctgctgttgctgacaaATTGGACAACGGCCGCAATATATTGCGGCGTAGATACTACAGACAGCACTGCACGCCCGACTATGGCTCCTATACCAAAGATTTGTCAGCCATATGCAGTGATTTGAATAGG atatttataattgaCAATTCGCCTGGGGCATATCGGTGTTTTCCAAATAATGCGATCCCCATTAAAAGTTGGTTCTCCGATCCAATGGATACGGCATTATTATCGTTGCTGCCCATGCTCGACGCGCTGAGATTTACCAACGATGTGCGTTCGGTGTTATCGCGAAATCTTCACCTGCATCGCCTGTGGTAG
- the LOC132795720 gene encoding uncharacterized protein LOC132795720 yields MATTVAKVGKSVHRIFVGNLPWTVGHQELRGYFKEFGRVINANVIFDKKTGCSKGYGFVSFQSLQALEKIENEHKHILEGNYLNIHKS; encoded by the coding sequence ATGGCAACCACAGTGGCAAAAGTTGGTAAATCAGTTCACCGCATTTTTGTGGGCAATCTACCGTGGACAGTGGGCCACCAAGAATTGCGCGGCTATTTCAAGGAGTTTGGGCGTGTGATCAACGCCAACGTTATATTCGACAAGAAAACCGGTTGCTCCAAGGGTTACGGTTTCGTTAGTTTCCAGAGTTTGCAGGCGCTCGAAAAAATTGAGAACGAACATAAGCACATACTTGAAGGCAATTACCTCAACATACACAAGTCATAA
- the LOC132797060 gene encoding GPI transamidase component PIG-T: MLSVLSTFLPPLLLLLLWTPLTPTAHGHQPDEQFHEELVVRPLAGDHVNTYFQFTTRWHYGDRNNLFHTQLTPRVIAEILQTYDVKELHISLTQGLWRYESWGYPIVDATGGAELWAWFSASNLTNDAVNKQWMQLANVFSGVLCSSLNFVDNTNSIAPRHIFRPQFMHHSGENGKQFVRYATLPREIVCTENLTPWKKLLPCGSASGLATLLNSGFVHNTKYHSLGVKVRTLCDHDDDNNCIVELTQTANLVYDLKLLEQSNTDFSLRRLFGMGLNGYCELATSSRIYAQRSEQGERFQLVPPPAFNVSSIRGGHRVSYGVYDIQQQFEAAAPDATRLFNIAWIGEKSVGGGRRLAVSALNLPPLYAHRYLLGNGQKRGRIATEIRNTHYEDLPVVLLELVPWYVHAYLHTLRIRNKEQQRREYATDVNDELPFKLLHYAPGKQRELPTHLEIGFVLPAKSSALITIEVDYLLLKWLEYPPDANHGHYIGAAVISTQLPMGRNYSALPPEAHLFKDSFNASRPSYTLTLRTEALIVSLPTPDFSMPYNVICLACTVVALAFGPIHSVATKLMIVERQTTMPRNLLRKLIHKLKSRWGSKKEEATSVQQTATDEKQQQQQHEEKEAEQQESVVCNEQKQANM, encoded by the exons ATGTTATCCGTATTGTCCACATttctgccgccgctgctgctgttgctgctttggaCGCCGCTAACGCCAACGGCTCACGGTCACCAGCCCGATGAGCAATTCCATGAAGAGCTAGTGGTGCGTCCGCTTGCCGGCGACCATGTAAACACATACTTTCAGTTCACCACGCGATGGCACTACGGCGATCGCAACAATC TCTTTCACACACAACTAACGCCGCGCGTCATTGCCGAAATCCTGCAGACCTACGATGTCAAGGAGCTGCACATTAGCCTCACTCAAGGTTTGTGGCGCTACGAGAGCTGGGGTTATCCTATTGTGGATGCCACCGGTGGTGCCGAATTGTGGGCGTGGTTCAGTGCCAGCAATTTGACCAACGATGCGGTGAACAAACAATGGATGCAATTGGCCAATGTCTTCTCCGGTGTATTGTGCTCCTCGCTGAATTTTGTGGACAACACCAATAGCATTGCACCGCGTCACATCTTTCGGCCGCAGTTCATGCACCACTCCGGAGAGAATGGCAAGCAGTTCGTTCGCTATGCGACATTGCCACGGGAAATTGTTTGCACCGAGAATCTGACGCCATGGAAGAAACTGTTGCCCTGCGGCAGTGCATCCGGTTTGGCCACATTGCTCAACTCGGGCTTTGTGCACAATACCAAATATCATTCATTGGGCGTCAAAGTGCGCACACTATGCGATCACGATGATGACAACAACTGTATTGTGGAGCTCACCCAAACGGCGAATCTGGTTTACGATCTCAAATTGCTGGAGCAGAGCAACACGGACTTTTCGTTGCGCCGTCTCTTCGGCATGGGGCTGAATGGTTACTGTGAGCTGGCCACCAGCAGTCGCATCTATGCGCAACGCAGCGAGCAAGGCGAACGCTTTCAGTTGGTGCCGCCGCCCGCATTCAATGTGAGCAGCATACGCGGTGGCCATCGGGTGTCATATGGCGTCTATGACATACAACAGCAATTTGAGGCGGCAGCACCGGATGCTACACGACTCTTTAACATTGCCTGGATCGGTGAAAAGTCAGTGGGAGGAGGACGGCGTCTGGCTGTTAGTGCATTGAACTTGCCACCGCTTTATGCGCATCGCTATCTGCTGGGGAATGGACAGAAACGTGGACGCATTGCCACCGAGATACGCAACACACACTATGAGGATTTGCCAGTGGTGTTGCTCGAGCTGGTGCCTTGGTATGTGCACGCCTATTTGcacacgttgcgtatacgcaacaaGGAGCAACAACGTCGCGAATACGCCACGGATGTGAATGATGAGTTGCCATTTAAGCTGCTGCACTATGCGCCTGGGAAACAACGTGAATTGCCCACACATCTGGAGATTGGTTTTGTGCTGCCGGCGAAGAGCAGCGCGCTGATTACCATCGAGGTGGACTATTTGCTGCTCAAGTGGCTCGAGTATCCGCCGGATGCGAATCACGGGCATTATATTGGTGCTGCTGTTATAAGCACACAATTGCCCATGGGCCGCAATTATAGCGCCTTGCCGCCGGAGGCACATCTCTTCAAGGATTCGTTTAATGCGTCGCGACCAAGTTATACGCTGACGCTGCGCACGGAGGCGTTGATTGTGTCGCTGCCAACGCCAGATTTTAGCATGCCGTATAATGTGATTTGTTTAGCGTGCACAGTGGTTGCATTGGCCTTTGGGCCCATTCACAGTGTGGCCACCAAATTGATGATTGTCGAGCGACAGACGACGATGCCGCGCAATCTGTTGCGCAAGCTCATACACAAGCTCAAGTCTCGCTGGGGTAGCAAGAAGGAGGAGGCAACATCAGTGCAGCAGACAGCAACAGAcgaaaaacagcagcagcagcagcatgagGAGAAGGAAGCGGAACAGCAAGAGTCGGTCGTTTGTAATGAGCAGAAGCAGGCGAACATGTGA
- the LOC132795075 gene encoding CTD nuclear envelope phosphatase 1 homolog isoform X2, protein MISLLQMKFHALLLLLSKVWTCICFMFNRQVRAFIQYQPVKYELFPLSPVSRHRLSLVQRKTLVLDLDETLIHSHHNAMPRNTVKPGTPHDFTVKVTIDRHPVRFFVHKRPHVDYFFDQVSQWYDLVVFTASMEIYGAAVADKLDNGRNILRRRYYRQHCTPDYGSYTKDLSAICSDLNRIFIIDNSPGAYRCFPNNAIPIKSWFSDPMDTALLSLLPMLDALRFTNDVRSVLSRNLHLHRLW, encoded by the exons ATGATTTCGCTGTTGCAAATGAAGTTCCATgcgctgcttttgttgctgtcaaAGGTCTGGACATGCATATGTTTCATGTTCAATCGCCAAGTGCGCGCT TTTATCCAGTATCAGCCGGTTAAATATGAACTCTTCCCGCTGTCACCGGTGTCGCGGCATCGACTCAGTTTGGTGCAGCGCAAAACTTTGGTGTTGGACTTGGACGAGACGCTGATACACTCACATCACAATGCGATGCCCAGGAATACGGTGAAGCCGGGTACGCCGCACGATTTTACCGTTAAAGTGACGATCGATAGACATCCAGTGCGATTCTTTGTGCACAAACGGCCGCATGTCGATTACTTTTTTG ATCAGGTATCGCAATGGTATGATCTGGTTGTGTTTACGGCCAGCATGGAGATCTAtggagctgctgttgctgacaaATTGGACAACGGCCGCAATATATTGCGGCGTAGATACTACAGACAGCACTGCACGCCCGACTATGGCTCCTATACCAAAGATTTGTCAGCCATATGCAGTGATTTGAATAGG atatttataattgaCAATTCGCCTGGGGCATATCGGTGTTTTCCAAATAATGCGATCCCCATTAAAAGTTGGTTCTCCGATCCAATGGATACGGCATTATTATCGTTGCTGCCCATGCTCGACGCGCTGAGATTTACCAACGATGTGCGTTCGGTGTTATCGCGAAATCTTCACCTGCATCGCCTGTGGTAG
- the LOC132795719 gene encoding LOW QUALITY PROTEIN: acyl-CoA-binding domain-containing protein 6 (The sequence of the model RefSeq protein was modified relative to this genomic sequence to represent the inferred CDS: deleted 1 base in 1 codon): MSDSDLEMGDDDVEQSELEQQFRLATNHVTAKANVYAAKDLLELYGLYKQATEGVCHTPRPSMLQMQARSKWSAWQALGLMTKPEAQSAYIAKLRSIDEDYEVDSKQKTPGRLNGWVVHSIESVPVEEQSKPEHLKTIFDHVKENNLPRLREQLKPEADLTSLDEQGMALLHWATDRNAIEIIQYLVECGANVNQLDAEQQTPLHYAASCGHVEALRYLLSSNADLELRDADGQTCLDVAEDELICAMLQSALQLRNT, translated from the exons ATGTCGGACAGTGACTTGGAGATGGGCGACGACGATGTGGAGCAGTCGGAGCTGGAGCAACAATTTCGCTTGGCAACCAACCATGTGACGGCCAAGGCCAATGTGTATGCGGCCAAGGATCTGCTCGAACTCTACGGCCTCTATAAGCAGGCCACCGAGGGCGTTTGCCACACGCCACGCCCCTCGATGTTGCAGATGCAGGCACGCAGCAAATGGTCAGCTTGGCAAGCGCTAGGCCTGATGACAAAGCCAGAGGCGCAAAGCGCTTACATAGCCAAGCTGCGCAGCATAGACGAGGACTACGAGGTGGACAGCAAACAGAAGACGCCAGGGCGCTTAAATGGTTGGGTGGTGCACAGCATTGAGTCGGTGCCCGTGGAGGAGCAATCCAAGCCGGAGCATCTGAAGACCATTTTCGATCATGTGAAGGAGAACAATTTGCCACGTTTGCGTGAACAACTGAAGCCAGAGGCTGATCTCACTTCGCTGGACGAGCAGGGCATGGCGCTGTTGCATTGGGCCACCGATCGCAATGCCATCGAGATCATTCAATATCTGGTTGAGTGCGGGGCAAATGTGAATCAATTGGATGCGGAGCAACAGACGCCGCTGCATTATGCTGCGAGCTGTGGCCATGTCGAGGCGTTACGCTATCTCTTGTCCTCC AATGCGGATCTGGAGCTGCGCGATGCCGATGGACAGACGTGTCTGGATGTCGCCGAGGATGAGCTGATTTGTGCCATGCTGCAGTCGGCGCTGCAGCTGCGCAACACTTGA
- the LOC132795074 gene encoding basic proline-rich protein, whose protein sequence is MSAVYSPQPPPPPLPQQQPQQQQQPVQHPPPGSVQLPPPQMPPQQQQQQQQQQQQQQQQQQQQPPGTGQGGPPPGGVVGGVGPMGPMGPMQQRVVGPGGVGVGNPVMMGTPPNAVGQRGGVPAPQVSSAQIQKMLDENCGLIQTIQDFQNMGKSQECMSYQVALHRNLVYLAQLADPQMNISQILPPPHIMQTMQQGNQPPAPHSMMGVVGGLGGVPPPGQQQQQQQQQLPGQQVAPGAPPPPGSVIQAQMQLQHANDAGVGPVQMPPYPGQQQQPTHPGMPPGAQQQSQQQQQQQQQQQQQQQQQQAGQVQQQQQPPQVSQAGPQPQAGPYRNVQAGAGQAQVVANAAPNQQQQRPNNGPLPPGQSQPPPPQQQQQQQQQQPPNQQQQQPQPGPGQVPPPQAQYRVNYQQQQQQQQQQQQQQHGHYPGYPPQSQPQYQPQNAYPYGPPGQGYGPPPPPPNAQAAYHHAGMPPTSTAGGAQGVVHAYQPNPNAGGAAAGGQQQQAPPPGAYPPPPPTQQVAPGQQPPGPPPTQMYGPPPTAGGQAGPPGPPGPPQSVLPNQYGPPPPQQAGAVPGGPPPMGPYAGYPPNQYGQAGAPGAPPGGGYGPPPPGSQSQSPYQAYQQATGAPPGSYPGQPVPGPPNAQQVSVAGSNAGPPPPPASYSTAPSQTPPPPQQQQQQQQQQQQSAPNQQQQQAGNPNGPNTPQSTPPPPPTAVAGVPPNQQPPGAGAAQQQPQYAPQQQQQPLQQQPGQPGQQLSAVVSGVSPLPTQQQPTYSTPPTSVGGYGTPQQQQQQQQQQQQQQPQGGPPPQQQQQQQPPPGGPPNATAPPPPNGATPPMAPNQYQPAPGGQPYGAPPPPPQGYGPPPPGSAYPGHGYHQPPQAGGYAQYPPTQGYQGYRPAPGGAQMPPPGAPQGPPPAGAYGYYGNQPPQ, encoded by the exons ATGTCTGCAGTTTATTCGCCGcaaccgccgccgccgccgttgccgcagcaacagccgcagcagcaacaacaacccgTGCAACATCCGCCGCCGGGTTCGGTGCAGTTGCCGCCACCGCAAATGCcgccgcagcaacagcagcagcaacaacagcagcagcaacaacaacaacagcagcaacaacaacagccgccTGGCACTGGACAAGGAGGACCGCCGCCAGGTGGCGTTGTCGGCGGTGTCGGTCCCATGGGACCCATGGGTCCCATGCAGCAGCGTGTCGTTGGTCCCGGCGGCGTTGGCGTCGGCAATCCCGTGATGATGGGCACTCCGCCCAATGCGGTGGGACAGCGCGGCGGTGTGCCAGCACCGCAGGTTAGCTCCGCCCAGATCCAGAAGATGCTGGACGAGAATTGCGGACTCATACAGACCATACAGGACTTTCAGAACATGGGCAAGTCGCAGGAGTGCATGAGCTATCAGGTGGCGCTGCATCGCAATCTTGTCTATTTGGCGCAGCTCGCCGATCCGCAGATGAACATTTCCCAAATACTGCCC CCTCCGCACATTATGCAGACGATGCAGCAGGGCAATCAACCGCCAGCGCCGCACAGCATGATGGGTGTTGTTGGCGGTTTGGGCGGCGTACCGCCACCaggtcaacaacaacagcagcagcaacaacagttgcccGGCCAGCAGGTGGCACCGGGTGCTCCGCCACCACCGGGCAGCGTTATACAGGCACAAATGCAGTTGCAGCATGCCAACGATGCAGGCGTTGGTCCTGTACAAATGCCACCGTATCCgggccaacagcagcagcccacGCATCCCGGCATGCCACCGGGTGCCCAACAGCaatctcaacaacaacagcagcagcaacaacaacagcagcagcagcaacaacagcagcaggcgggccaagtgcagcagcaacagcagccgccgcaAGTGAGCCAGGCTGGGCCACAGCCACAGGCGGGACCGTATCGCAATGTCCAGGCCGGCGCCGGGCAGGCTCAGGTCGTGGCCAATGCAGCGCCCA atcaacaacagcagcgtcCCAACAACGGACCTCTGCCGCCGGGTCAAAGCCAACCGCCACcaccgcaacaacagcagcagcagcaacaacagcagccgccgaaccagcagcaacagcaaccacagccgGGACCGGGCCAAGTGCCGCCACCGCAAGCACAATATCGGGTCAactaccagcaacagcagcaacaacaacagcagcagcaacaacagcaacacggTCATTATCCGGGCTATCCACCGCAATCGCAGCCGCAGTACCAGCCACAAAACGCTTATCCCTATGGACCACCCGGTCAGGGTTATGggccaccaccgccaccgcccaATGCACAGGCGGCGTATCATCATGCCGGCATGCCGCCCACATCGACAGCCGGTGGCGCCCAAGGTGTGGTGCATGCATACCAACCGAATCCCAATGCTGGTGGCGCCGCTGCGGgcggacaacaacaacaggcacCGCCCCCAGGTGCGTAtccgccaccgccgcccaCACAGCAAGTGGCGCCCGGCCAACAGCCGCCGGGTCCGCCGCCCACACAAATGTACGGTCCACCGCCGACGGCCGGAGGCCAGGCGGGGCCACCGGGACCGCCAGGTCCACCGCAAAGTGTGCTGCCCAATCAGTATGGGCCACCGCCGCCACAGCAGGCGGGCGCCGTGCCCGGCGGTCCTCCGCCGATGGGCCCCTATGCCGGCTATCCGCCCAATCAATACGGTCAGGCGGGTGCGCCCGGTGCACCACCAGGTGGCGGCTACGGGCCACCGCCGCCCGGCAGCCAATCCCAGTCACCGTATCAGGCGTATCAACAGGCCACGGGCGCACCGCCTGGCAGTTATCCGGGCCAACCGGTGCCGGGGCCACCGAATGCACAGCAGGTGAGTGTGGCGGGCTCAAATGCTGGGCCGCCACCACCGCCGGCCAGTTACAGCACGGCGCCGAGTCAAACACCGCCGCcaccgcagcaacagcagcaacaacaacagcagcaacaacaatcggcgcccaatcagcagcagcagcaggcgggCAATCCGAATGGACCCAATACGCCGCAATcgacgccgccgccgccaccgacAGCTGTGGCGGGTGTGCCGCCCAATCAGCAGCCGCCGGGCGCGGGTGCcgcacaacagcagccacagtatgcgccacagcaacagcagcag ccactgcaacagcagcctgGACAACCAGGACAACAGCTGAGCGCCGTGGTGTCCGGCGTGTCTCCGTTGCccacacaacagcagccaacgtACTCGACGCCACCCACAAGCGTGGGAGGCTATGGCAcaccgcagcaacagcagcagcaacaacagcagcaacagcaacaacaaccacagggTGGACCaccaccacagcaacaacaacagcaacagccaccgCCAGGCGGACCGCCAAATGCAACAGCGCCGCCGCCACCAAATGGCGCCACGCCACCAATGGCGCCCAATCAATATCAGCCAGCGCCGGGCGGACAACCGTACGGCgcaccgccgccaccgccgcaaGGTTACGGGCCACCGCCGCCGGGTAGCGCGTATCCGGGTCATGGGTATCATCAGCCGCCGCAGGCTGGCGGCTATGCGCAGTATCCGCCAACGCAGGGCTATCAAGGCTATCGGCCGGCGCCAGGCGGAGCACAGATGCCGCCACCGGGAGCACCGCAAGGTCCACCGCCAGCGGGCGCCTATGGTTACTACGGCAATCAGCCGCCACAGTGA